The proteins below come from a single Oncorhynchus gorbuscha isolate QuinsamMale2020 ecotype Even-year linkage group LG12, OgorEven_v1.0, whole genome shotgun sequence genomic window:
- the LOC123991638 gene encoding transcription factor 24-like, translating into MAEKQLEDPKSIPAEQTKMYSQNQFRLRTLQPGHRQSTRRDPKKWVRSACVNGVQPSRAMKSHHSPENAARERSRVRNLRQAFHSLQAALPSVPRDTKLSKLDVLVLATDYIAHLTETLDQGGPLSELPLPPRAGGYLHPVKKWPMRSLLYCGSVGGLLSANQTPVSGEKATHPLTSSPEVNMDRSI; encoded by the exons ATGGCTGAAAAGCAGCTGGAGGATCCTAAGTCCATTCCAGCAGAGCAGACCAAGATGTATTCACAGAACCAGTTCCGTCTGAGAACACTGCAGCCTGGACACAGACAGTCCACACGTAGGGATCCTAAGAAGTGG gTGAGGTCTGCGTGTGTTAATGGGGTGCAGCCTAGCAGGGCCATGAAGTCCCATCACTCCCCAGAGAACGCGGCCAGGGAGAGGAGCCGTGTGCGTAACCTCCGTCAGGCCTTCCACAGCCTGCAGGCAGCCCTGCCCTCCGTCCCCCGTGACACCAAGCTCTCCAAGCTGGACGTCCTGGTCCTGGCCACCGACTACATCGCCCACCTTACTGAGACTCTGGATCAGGGAGGGCCTCTGTCTGAACTCCCACTACCCCCCAGGGCAGGAGGCTACCTCCACCCAGTCAAG AAGTGGCCGATGCGCTCCTTGCTGTACTGTGGGAGTGTGGGAGgactgctgtcagccaatcagacaCCAGTGTCAGGAGAGAAGGCGACGCATCCACTGACCTCTAGCCCAGAGGTCAACATGGACAGATCCATTTAG